One Rickettsia canadensis str. McKiel genomic window, AGGAGTCTGTCTTGGCAGTAGATTGATAACAAAAATAATGCACTAATTCATAACATGAAGTTTAAAATCTACATCCAAAAACAGTAATTTTTTCTAAAACTTATAAATTTTTAGACATTAAATACCTCAAAAGTGACATGTTTAAGTACTATCTAATTATTCAATTAGTCTTTTAAGACAGGTTCTTAGAAAATTTAGGTAAAAAGTATTAAAAATAATTAAGGTTGATAATTATTATGAAAGATTTAAAAAATTGGCAAGATGAGTTTGAGGTATGTATTTATGCTAAGAAGCTACTGGATAAAGTAATATATTTAAATAGTATAGTAAAAGTACCACCAGTGGATGTGTTGGAGGTAAAGAAAGCTATATACTATGCAAGGAAATATCATGGCGGTCAAATGCGTCAATCAGGAGAGCTATTTTACTCACATCCGATAGAAGTAGCATATATGGTATCTGATTACTTATTTAGAACAGATATATTAGTAACTAGTATATTGCATGATACTATAGAGGATACAGAACTTACCAAGGAGAAAATATTACAAGAATTTGGAAAGAATATAGCCAATCAAGTAATGGATTTAACGAGGATTAAGGAGAATGGTATAAAGATTAGTTCTGCTGAAATGGTAGAGATGTTATACAAAGAGAAGAAACATGATGTACTTCTGATTAAGCTATTTGATAGACTGCATAACATACAGACAATAGGTGCTAAATCTCCTGAAAAAGCTAAGAAAATTGTAAATGAAACTTTAATAAGTTTTATTGTTTTGATGCCTTA contains:
- a CDS encoding HD domain-containing protein, with the protein product MKDLKNWQDEFEVCIYAKKLLDKVIYLNSIVKVPPVDVLEVKKAIYYARKYHGGQMRQSGELFYSHPIEVAYMVSDYLFRTDILVTSILHDTIEDTELTKEKILQEFGKNIANQVMDLTRIKENGIKISSAEMVEMLYKEKKHDVLLIKLFDRLHNIQTIGAKSPEKAKKIVNETLISFIVLMPYLGIPSLEKHFYRLCLHATHKNRLKENTLFTNNLRKFWSYFKHNTESINII